The following coding sequences are from one Elusimicrobium minutum Pei191 window:
- a CDS encoding prepilin-type N-terminal cleavage/methylation domain-containing protein, with translation MKKGFTLIELLVVVLIIGILAAIALPQYTAAVEKSRMSESMIVVRSLLDAAKRYQLATGSWPSSFDDLDIEPPGTRNSDTKYTTSNFVYELHTSPMHIQGKRTTKVLYSIAYLDKGYVDCVVSITGTAAEKKVCTSLTGDSVGVVCPESGFQCYRIK, from the coding sequence ATGAAAAAAGGGTTTACTTTAATTGAACTTTTAGTTGTTGTTTTAATTATAGGCATATTGGCGGCTATCGCTTTGCCCCAGTATACGGCGGCGGTTGAAAAAAGCAGAATGTCTGAGTCAATGATAGTTGTGCGCTCTTTATTGGACGCGGCTAAAAGATACCAGCTTGCCACGGGCTCGTGGCCGTCTAGCTTTGACGACCTTGATATAGAACCCCCGGGCACAAGAAATTCAGACACAAAATATACTACTTCAAATTTTGTATATGAGCTGCATACAAGTCCTATGCATATACAAGGTAAAAGAACTACAAAGGTTCTCTATTCCATTGCGTATTTAGACAAAGGGTATGTTGACTGTGTAGTCAGCATAACTGGTACTGCGGCGGAAAAGAAAGTTTGCACCTCTTTAACTGGGGATTCTGTGGGGGTTGTTTGCCCGGAATCGGGCTTCCAGTGCTACCGCATTAAATAG
- the rpsI gene encoding 30S ribosomal protein S9 has translation MTKTKTSQVGRRKTSIATAELIKGKGKITVNAKPMEEYFVHSAKYQKDVKAPLTVTNTEKEYDVIAKVQGGGVSSQAGAIRHAIARSLAAVSEDFKKAVKKAGYLTRDPRMVERKKPGQPGARKRFQFSKR, from the coding sequence ATGACAAAAACAAAAACAAGTCAAGTTGGCAGAAGGAAAACCTCCATAGCCACAGCAGAACTTATTAAAGGTAAAGGCAAAATTACAGTTAACGCCAAACCGATGGAAGAATATTTTGTTCATTCCGCGAAATATCAAAAAGACGTTAAAGCCCCTTTAACGGTAACGAACACTGAAAAAGAATACGACGTTATCGCTAAAGTACAAGGTGGCGGCGTTTCTTCACAAGCGGGCGCTATCAGGCACGCTATCGCAAGATCTTTAGCCGCAGTAAGCGAAGATTTTAAGAAAGCTGTTAAAAAAGCCGGTTATCTTACAAGAGACCCCAGAATGGTCGAAAGAAAGAAACCCGGTCAGCCCGGCGCGAGAAAGAGATTCCAGTTCTCCAAACGTTAA
- a CDS encoding prepilin-type N-terminal cleavage/methylation domain-containing protein has protein sequence MIKKNCYKKRFTLIELLVAVLIIGTLSVIALPQYTAAVEKGRAFAGCVY, from the coding sequence ATAATAAAAAAGAACTGTTACAAAAAAAGATTTACTTTAATAGAATTATTGGTTGCCGTTTTAATTATTGGGACATTGTCCGTTATCGCTTTACCCCAATATACTGCGGCGGTTGAAAAAGGCCGTGCTTTCGCAGGCTGTGTTTATTAA
- the rplM gene encoding 50S ribosomal protein L13, translating into MTKTFLPSVKEVETTRQWHHIDAAGKTLGRLSTQIAVLLMGKHKKTFTPHMDCGDFVVVTNVGQIKVTGNKAEQKVYFSHSGYAKGGKETPFKRQFEKDPTVVLELAVKRMLDSNKLRAPRLKRLRLFASEEHSFADRFATKAK; encoded by the coding sequence ATGACAAAAACATTTCTCCCTTCCGTTAAGGAAGTAGAAACAACCAGGCAGTGGCACCACATTGACGCTGCGGGCAAAACATTAGGCAGACTTTCTACACAAATAGCAGTGCTGCTTATGGGCAAGCACAAAAAAACATTCACACCCCATATGGATTGTGGTGATTTTGTTGTGGTTACTAACGTCGGGCAAATAAAAGTTACCGGCAATAAAGCTGAGCAGAAAGTATATTTCTCACATTCAGGCTATGCTAAAGGCGGAAAAGAAACGCCCTTCAAAAGACAGTTTGAAAAAGATCCTACGGTAGTTTTAGAACTTGCCGTTAAAAGAATGTTGGATTCTAACAAACTCCGCGCTCCCAGGCTTAAAAGGTTAAGACTTTTTGCCAGCGAAGAACACTCTTTTGCAGACAGATTTGCCACCAAGGCTAAGTAA